A stretch of the Uranotaenia lowii strain MFRU-FL chromosome 3, ASM2978415v1, whole genome shotgun sequence genome encodes the following:
- the LOC129755642 gene encoding RNA-binding protein 45 isoform X2: MEQKYNMADRRSGGSSRNNFNDEKSPADIPPMSRLFIICSKSMTEDLLREHFGKYGLIEEIWIVKDRQSGDAKGVAYIKFSKTSEAAQALEEMNGKTIGDNSRPIKVLVAANRQQGSRKQTENEEEKYLRLFVLIPKEMSEESLRDEFGEYGSIENVTIIRDKVTKEGKGFAYVKFARFTHAARAFEGCDAKYKAVFAEPKPPRNASVSSSENFGGFGAGGSGSNGFQDDRRGGQGPVTGPSMGFGSMGDRRGPGLSDRGGVNFGFNSSGYSSQPVNPNDTTLTVLCSPSLNQDQLWRLFDIIPGLDYCQINNDYNTRNATATVVYNNAQSALYARDKIHGLEYPPGERLIIRLGHETVGVLPQNNDPFNNGTGKNSSDNSMCTVPLPAPQPMANPNAAVAARCFIVCLPKALPANILKQTFCRFGDLIDVFLLPNKTYGYAKFASEKSAKKAMEILHGAEVMNIRLKVLEAEDPNNDRRKRMRHDERMDNE; this comes from the exons ATGGAGCAAAAATACAACATGGCTGACCGAAGATCTGGCGGATCGAGCCGAAATAATTTTAACGATGAAAAAAGCCCGGCCGACATTCCACCGATGTCCCGGCTCTTTATCATCTGCAGCAAATCGATGACCGAGGACCTGCTGCGGGAACATTTCGGCAAGTACGGGCTCATCGAGGAGATCTGGATCGTGAAGGACCGGCAGTCGGGTGACGCCAAGGGGGTGGCGTACATCAAGTTTTCCAAAACCTCGGAGGCGGCCCAAGCCCTGGAGGAGATGAACGGGAAAACTATTGGGGACAATTCCCGGCCGATAAAG GTCCTGGTAGCAGCCAACCGGCAGCAGGGTTCCCGGAAGCAGACCGAAAACGAAGAGGAGAAGTACCTGCGGCTGTTCGTGCTCATCCCGAAGGAGATGTCCGAAGAATCGCTGCGCGACGAATTCGGAGAGTACGGTTCCATCGAAAATGTGACCATCATCCGGGACAAGGTGACCAAGGAGGGCAAGGGGTTCGCGTACGTCAAATTCGCCCGGTTCACTCACGCAGCCCGCGCCTTCGAGGGTTGCGATGCCAAGTATAAGGCCGTTTTCGCGGAACCGAAGCCACCACGGAATGCTTCCGTTTCCTCGAGTGAGAACTTCGGTGGATTCGGTGCTGGCGGCAGTGGCTCCAATGGGTTCCAGGACGATAGACGTGGTGGCCAGGGACCGGTTACGGGACCTTCGATGGGCTTTGGATCCATGGGAGATCGCCGGGGACCGGGCCTTAGTGATCGCGGTGGGGTGAATTTTGGCTTCAACAGCAGCGGTTATTCCAGTCAACCCGTGAATCCCAACGATACAACTTTGACCGTCTTGTGCAGCCCCTCGTTGAACCAGGATCAGTTGTGGCGACTGTTCGACATTATTCCGGGATTGGACTACTGTCAGATCAACAATGATTACA atACACGAAACGCTACAGCAACGGTAGTTTACAACAACGCACAGTCAGCCTTGTATGCTCGCGACAAGATACACGGTTTGGAGTATCCTCCGGGAGAGAGGCTCATCATTCGTCTGGGCCACGAAACCGTGGGTGTGTTGCCACAAAATAACGACCCTTTCAATAACGGAACAG GCAAAAACTCATCGGACAACAGCATGTGCACCGTTCCACTCCCAGCGCCGCAGCCGATGGCCAACCCGAATGCAGCCGTAGCGGCACGTTGTTTCATTGTATGCCTGCCGAAGGCGTTACCCGCCAACATTCTGAAGCAAACTTTCTGCCGCTTCGGGGATCTGATTGATGTGTTCCTGTTGCCAAACAAAACCTACGGATACGCTAAGTTTGCGAGCGAGAAAAGCGCTAAGAAAGCGATGGAAATTTTGCATGGAGCCGAAGTTATGAACATTCGATTGAAg GTGTTGGAAGCCGAGGACCCAAACAACGACCGCCGGAAGCGCATGCGCCATGACGAGCGCATGGACAATGAGTAA
- the LOC129755642 gene encoding RNA-binding protein 45 isoform X1 gives MEQKYNMADRRSGGSSRNNFNDEKSPADIPPMSRLFIICSKSMTEDLLREHFGKYGLIEEIWIVKDRQSGDAKGVAYIKFSKTSEAAQALEEMNGKTIGDNSRPIKVLVAANRQQGSRKQTENEEEKYLRLFVLIPKEMSEESLRDEFGEYGSIENVTIIRDKVTKEGKGFAYVKFARFTHAARAFEGCDAKYKAVFAEPKPPRNASVSSSENFGGFGAGGSGSNGFQDDRRGGQGPVTGPSMGFGSMGDRRGPGLSDRGGVNFGFNSSGYSSQPVNPNDTTLTVLCSPSLNQDQLWRLFDIIPGLDYCQINNDYNTRNATATVVYNNAQSALYARDKIHGLEYPPGERLIIRLGHETVGVLPQNNDPFNNGTAGKNSSDNSMCTVPLPAPQPMANPNAAVAARCFIVCLPKALPANILKQTFCRFGDLIDVFLLPNKTYGYAKFASEKSAKKAMEILHGAEVMNIRLKVLEAEDPNNDRRKRMRHDERMDNE, from the exons ATGGAGCAAAAATACAACATGGCTGACCGAAGATCTGGCGGATCGAGCCGAAATAATTTTAACGATGAAAAAAGCCCGGCCGACATTCCACCGATGTCCCGGCTCTTTATCATCTGCAGCAAATCGATGACCGAGGACCTGCTGCGGGAACATTTCGGCAAGTACGGGCTCATCGAGGAGATCTGGATCGTGAAGGACCGGCAGTCGGGTGACGCCAAGGGGGTGGCGTACATCAAGTTTTCCAAAACCTCGGAGGCGGCCCAAGCCCTGGAGGAGATGAACGGGAAAACTATTGGGGACAATTCCCGGCCGATAAAG GTCCTGGTAGCAGCCAACCGGCAGCAGGGTTCCCGGAAGCAGACCGAAAACGAAGAGGAGAAGTACCTGCGGCTGTTCGTGCTCATCCCGAAGGAGATGTCCGAAGAATCGCTGCGCGACGAATTCGGAGAGTACGGTTCCATCGAAAATGTGACCATCATCCGGGACAAGGTGACCAAGGAGGGCAAGGGGTTCGCGTACGTCAAATTCGCCCGGTTCACTCACGCAGCCCGCGCCTTCGAGGGTTGCGATGCCAAGTATAAGGCCGTTTTCGCGGAACCGAAGCCACCACGGAATGCTTCCGTTTCCTCGAGTGAGAACTTCGGTGGATTCGGTGCTGGCGGCAGTGGCTCCAATGGGTTCCAGGACGATAGACGTGGTGGCCAGGGACCGGTTACGGGACCTTCGATGGGCTTTGGATCCATGGGAGATCGCCGGGGACCGGGCCTTAGTGATCGCGGTGGGGTGAATTTTGGCTTCAACAGCAGCGGTTATTCCAGTCAACCCGTGAATCCCAACGATACAACTTTGACCGTCTTGTGCAGCCCCTCGTTGAACCAGGATCAGTTGTGGCGACTGTTCGACATTATTCCGGGATTGGACTACTGTCAGATCAACAATGATTACA atACACGAAACGCTACAGCAACGGTAGTTTACAACAACGCACAGTCAGCCTTGTATGCTCGCGACAAGATACACGGTTTGGAGTATCCTCCGGGAGAGAGGCTCATCATTCGTCTGGGCCACGAAACCGTGGGTGTGTTGCCACAAAATAACGACCCTTTCAATAACGGAACAG CAGGCAAAAACTCATCGGACAACAGCATGTGCACCGTTCCACTCCCAGCGCCGCAGCCGATGGCCAACCCGAATGCAGCCGTAGCGGCACGTTGTTTCATTGTATGCCTGCCGAAGGCGTTACCCGCCAACATTCTGAAGCAAACTTTCTGCCGCTTCGGGGATCTGATTGATGTGTTCCTGTTGCCAAACAAAACCTACGGATACGCTAAGTTTGCGAGCGAGAAAAGCGCTAAGAAAGCGATGGAAATTTTGCATGGAGCCGAAGTTATGAACATTCGATTGAAg GTGTTGGAAGCCGAGGACCCAAACAACGACCGCCGGAAGCGCATGCGCCATGACGAGCGCATGGACAATGAGTAA
- the LOC129755652 gene encoding 40S ribosomal protein S27, translated as MPLAKDFLHPLPAEEKRKHKLKRLVPHPNSYFMDVKCPGCYKITTVFSHAQSVVVCSNCTTILCQPTGGKARLTEGCSFRKKPY; from the coding sequence ATGCCGCTCGCCAAGGATTTCCTGCACCCGCTTCCGGCCGAGGAGAAGCGCAAGCACAAGCTGAAGCGCCTGGTGCCGCACCCGAACTCCTACTTCATGGACGTCAAGTGCCCCGGATGCTACAAGATCACAACCGTATTCAGCCATGCCCAGAGCGTCGTCGTCTGCTCCAACTGCACCACGATCCTGTGCCAGCCGACCGGTGGAAAGGCCCGCCTGACGGAGGGTTGCTCGTTCCGCAAGAAGCCCTACTAA
- the LOC129755649 gene encoding uncharacterized protein LOC129755649 — translation MEKGCRLNDADSIPFDKPTTFNRTRTHSPVHRYQPLLMEYRNCFSHRPEGAGAPPGRRPKCLKNITSESKIISQTRLLHPHPVKDSKLGIMVLAIPQKLAFLSGFGSARGGILLLLPGYSAAVGVYLKL, via the exons ATGGAGAAAG GGTGCCGTTTGAATGATGCCGATTCGATTCCGTTTGATAAACCAACAACATTCAATAGGACGAGGACTCACTCACCGGTCCATCGTTACCAGCCACTGCTAATGGAATACAGGAATTGTTTTTCACACCGCCCGGAAGGAGCTGGAGCACCACCCGGAAGGAGgccaaaatgtttgaaaaacatcaccAGCGAGTCAAAGATTATTAGCCAGACCCGCCTCCTCCACCCTCACCCCGTTAAAGATAGCAAACTAGGGATAATGGTATTGGCCATCCCGCAAAAGCTCGCTTTCTTATCAGGTTTCGGTAGCGCTCGTGGGGGAATTTTACTCCTGCTACCAGGTTATTCGGCTGCTGTTGGCGTTTACCTAAAGCTATAA